The following nucleotide sequence is from Leucoraja erinacea ecotype New England chromosome 2, Leri_hhj_1, whole genome shotgun sequence.
aaTAATAATTGAGTCAAATTCactccacagtgtgtgtgtgtcgaacatgataccaagttaaacctctctgctctgcctacacgtgatccgTACGCCTCCATGCCTCCAtcccctatccaaaagcctcttaaatgccataattgtatctgcctccaccaccagggcattccaggcactcactacgcTCTGTGTgatcatcttttttttaaacttgccccacacatctccttgaaactatAAATTTCTGCCTGATCTGCCCCTCAACCACCAACATGCCAGAAAAAATAACATTCCagatttgtccaacctttccaacAGCccaaataccctctaatccaggcatcattctggtaaacctcatctgcaccctctccaaagcctccacatcgttcccagttaatggggcgaccagaactgcacgcaatactccaaatgcagctgagCCCAAGGCTTATAAATCTGCAatataacttcctgactcttgttctCAATGCTGCATCCAATaaaggcaagtataccatatgccttcttgacCCATTTTCTAGTAGCTACGGACTTGGACCTctggatccctctgtacatcaatgctgtttagggtcttgccattaactgtatactttccccttgcattcgaCTTCCCAAGCTGGGATGCTTGTTGCACTTTTAACGGATGTAAATGGCGCTAGCTTGCTTGAGTCCTTGACCTACCTGTTCCCTACATTTACAGGTTTATGTGTTGAAAAGGCCGCATGTCGACTTATTCCTGCAGAAGATGGGGCAGCTCTTCGAATGTGTTCTCTTCACAGCCAGTCTAGCCAAGGTGAGCGTGCAGAGGAGTGTAACCTCtgtctgcttgtgtgtgtgtgtgtgtgtatgaaccTTCAAAGCTTGCTTAACAAATTCATCATTTTTTGTAGAAATGATTTCTTAACTTTGTTTGCCGATGGAAATCTTTttcatcccccctccctctatttCTATTCTCCTTGTATGTGTGGGCGTGGACCCAGGTGAACTGAAagccctatttccatgctgtctctctaacctAAGGCAAGGTCAATCCTGGGAGCAAGAAATATATCGACTGGGTAAGGTGAAGACAGGAGGATGGGGGTTGGAGGTTTGCGCAAATACCTttgtggacatagaaacatagaaacatagaaattaggtgcaggagtaggccattcggcccttcgagcctgcaccgccattcaatatgatcatggctgatcatccaactcagtatcccgtacctgccttctctccataccccctgatccccttggccacaagggccacatctaactccctcttaaatatagccaatgaactggcctcaactaccctctgtggcagagagttccagagattcaccactctctgtgtgtgaaaaaagttctcctcatctcggttctaaaggatttcccccttatccttaagctgtgaccccttgtcctggacttccccaacatcgggaacaatcttcctgcatctagcctgtccaacccattaagaattttgtaagtttctataagatcccctctcaatctcctaaattctagagagtataaaccaagtctatccagtctttcttcataagacagtcctgacatcccaggaatcagtctggtgaaccttctctgcactccctctatggcaataatgtccttcctcagatttggggacaaGTTAGCCAAGCCAAGTCCCTGTGTTGTATACACTTGAAAAGATGCACCACTTTCATAGTCTAATGGAGAGCAAACTCATCTTCACGGCCAATTCAttcattgtcattgtacagtcGCTGTTTCTCGTTGTACGAGTTGCAATTGTGACCTTGTGCGAGTTTCATTTCTAACTGGAGGCAgcggggactgcagatgctggaatcttgaaccaaactcaaagtgccggaggaacccaGCAcctggggggaatggacagatgaaagCTCGGGTTTCGGGACCCTCAATGAGTCTGATGGAGGGTCCCAATCCGATGTGTCGTCTGGCCacagcctccactgaggcagctgagcccgctgagttcctccagcgctctgtgtcgtGCTACATTTGTTACCTCATCTGGCATGGGAGAAGGATGGTGGAAAGAAGAACAAACTTTATTAGTGCGTGAATTTGCAGCAACTTGTTTTGTTTCCTGCATTGGGCATTATCATTTTCAGCAAGGTAGAGGTCGCTTGACAAAACTGTGTGGCGATTAGCACTGTGAACCAAGCAGATAGCGGTCCCAATTATTTTTGTGACTTGGTCACGTAAATGCATTGAATTAGTTCCTTTGTTTAATCCCGCCACTAGGGGTCAATACAGACTGACATCATTGCTAATGCCACTAATCTTTTGATCGCACTCAGTCGAAAATGCAAACTCGACAGTTAACCCGAGAGTCGAacaacacagcaacaggccctttggcccgtcgcatacatgcagattttttttcatgttcataagtgataggagcagaattaggccattcggcccatcaagtctactgtgccattcaatcatggctcaactctctgaaccccaatctcctgcctctcCCAGTAACCCTTCTACCccgatcccatttacctgcattgaaaccataaaagccctgtcccacggtacgagttcattccaagagctctcccgagtaaaaaaaaaatcaaaactcgtggtacgcacggagaatgaacgtagcgggttcgtcggagctcggggacgtctcttagcggctcgtaacgctaacggcaagtactcgggaagactcgctaacggcaggtaagcacgggaagactcgggaagatttttcaacccattgaaaaatgtccacgagagccccgagtaccgacgagtggccattgccgtaaatctccaagttggaatcagggcaaactcggggagagctcttggaatgaactcgtaccgtgggacaggggtttaagtcttTCTATTGAAGTGTATACTGAAATGTCTGTCTTAAACATTAGTGATTGTACCTGATTgtactaccacctctggcaactcAGTCCAGATATCACCCACTCTCTACATATACAGACCATGCCCAATTTTTTACGAAGACTCCCTCATTCCTCTCCTTCACATTATCTGGGCAGTGAGAAATGTGATAATGAGTTGATGAATAAGGGCAGAAaatatattaatggtttggacaaatATAGGTGGCATGATCAGTGTTTGTAGAAGATACTAAACTGACAACCTGTTTAACACAAAGGAAGAACTAGCTACACCTTGTGAAAAGGTTGAGGCTTACTATTGATaaataaaaagctttgttttgcatgctacccaaataGTTCAGAtaatacagatagacacaatgctggagtaactcagcgggtctggcagtatctctggagagaaggaataggtgactttttgtgaTGTGATCCCATTTGAGAAAAGGGGTTTGaatccgagacgtcacctattccttttccccagagatccgacatgacccgctgagttactccagcatattgtgtctatcttaagtgtaagccagcatctgcagttcatagatacatagacaataggtgcaggagtaggccattcagcccttccagccggcACCGcctatcaatgtgatcatggcagatcatccacaatcagtaccccgtgcctgccttctccccataccccttgattccactagccctaacagctctatctaactgtcttgtGAATTCCtgcacagatcagataatactacacataaatacaatcaagccaaactcaagtgtaacaggagagcaaaggggaaggtgcaGAGTGAACAACTGGAAATGGTGCTAGATTTTAAGGTagaatagagatttaaaagagttgaGCAATTGCCTGGCAGTAGATCCTTCTCTGGGAGCAGCGTGCAAAGAGTCGACACACTCTTGCATCCCAATGCCAGCTAGAGATTCAGTCATTTGAgcaaaaacatggaaaataggattCAATCCAAAGAATGTGAGGGGTAATGTATTTGGGAAGTACCAACTAAACAAGAAAATATAGTGACTGGAAGGATGGTGAGAGATGTGGAGGATCAGAGGGGCTTTAGCATGTAGGCCAACAGGTTCCTTAATCTAACACAAGAAAATGGAAGAATGGAAAAtggaagacccaaaacgtcacccattccttcccaccagagatgctgcctgtcccgctgagttactccagcatttcgtgtctgtcttcggtgtaaaccagcgtctccagttccttcctgcacaggaaaATGGGAGCAGGAGATAGGCCACTCAACCCCTCAAACCAGCCTTGCCATTCAGAGTGATCCTGGTTGATTTGCATTGGCTTcaattcctcttctgtgccaggaCCCCATAGCCCTCAATTCCTCAATGCTTAGATTTACCTATTCCTAGTGTATATGCAACCACCCTcgagggcagagaattccagcgatcTACTGTAAACTTTATAGATGccgggcagaaacaggcccttaggcccactgagactgtaatcaccctgtacactaacaataGCCTACACACCAgtaacaatttactatttttttagCAAtgctaattatcctacaaacctgcacgtctctggcatgtgagaggaaactgaagcacccagagaaaacccatgctgtcacagggagaacgtacaaactctgtacagtcagcacccgtaatcgggatataacctgggtttctggcactgtaaggcagcaactctaccactgtgccaccttaaacTCATCCAAGATTCACAGCAGGATAGGTCAAGAAAATGCAAGGGCATGAGAAATGTTTCCCTTTAACGGCTGCGGCATTGAATTGAAGAGCAGGAATGTTTAACAACTGGTATGCAAACTACGAACATTTCTGGTTACTAGGATACTGGGTTACTAGGAAGCCAGGATACTGTCTGATTCGCCTTTACCATTgcaggcattggactttgtctccagAACTGTTCCGCCCCAGTgcgctctgcatcttccccttcgcTCAACCTATTGTATTCCAGTTTGGCTTCAATCCATTTATAGGtagtaataaggtcataagtgataggagtagaattgggccattcggcccatcaagtctactccgccattcaatcatgccttcaGAAGtttgagtttggaaggatgaggggagatcttatagaaacatataaaattataaaaaggactggacaagctagatgcaggaaaaatattcccaatgttgggcaagtccagaaccaggggccacagtcttagaataaaggggaggccatttaagactgaggtgagaaaaaacgttttcacccagagagttgtgaatttgtggaattccctgccacagagggcagtggaggccaaatcactggatgaatttaagagagagttagatagagctctaggggctagtggaatcaagggatatgtggagaaggcaggcacgggttattgattggggacaatcagccatgatcacaatgaatggcagtgctggctttgaagagccgaatggcctcctgcacctattttctatgtttatggctgatctatcacccccttcctaaccccattctcctgccttctccccataacctttgacacccatactaacccgTATTGTCTGatgtgattggatagcatgcaaaataaagcttttttactgtacctcgatcGAGGGGAAAATAATAGACATAAACATAAATCATTTGTAGGACAGTTGTGATTGCATGGCAGAGAACGCTGTTATCTGCAAAACGGTAGCTACGATAAAGATTAGATaagtttgttttctttggaaatcAAGGAAGAACACTCTGAGGATCTCAACAGAGTAAATAGATGAGACCTATCTCCCTTTGAGGTACTTTCTCAccgactccctacacactagggtcaacctgtagaggccaattaacccacaaacccacattgGACAGTAATGGGAAGTTAGAACAGacaccatgggccgaagggcctgtccctgaaCTGCACCCATTCTTAGACCTAAAGAGCCATGACCTTTGATGATAATTCCACTAGTGAgggtcgaggactagaggacacagcctcagaataaaaagatgtacctttagaaaggagatgaggaggaatttctttaggcagagagtggtgaatcggtggaatgtAAAGCATAGTCTCTTTAAtgtactggtcaggccgcatttacagtattgtaagcaattttgggccccatatctgaggaaggatgtgctggcgctggagagatgcagaagaggttcacgagaatgatcccaggaatgagtgggttaacatacgatgagagtttgacggcactgggcctgtactcgctggagtttacaaggatgagtggGAACCAAATAGttaaatgcctggatagagtggttaGCTTCAGAGTtgaaggacattcctttaagaaggcgatgaggaggaacttctttgatcagaatgtgtggaattcattgccacagacaatggaggccaagtcaatggatattttttacggcagagaaagatagattctttattagtacgagtgtcaggggttatggggagaaggagtggacttgatgggccaaatggccttattctgccccTGGAACATAAACATGATTAAATCAGTGATGGGGAGTAGTGTGAATAGTGGGGAGCAGCTGCTGTTAAGATGAGACTATATTGTGTTTGACAATGCAGGTGTATTACAGCAGAGCTGTTGACCTCTTTGTGGTTTAAGTTTGTCACTGTCAGGTGTAATGAAGTACAGCTTTGTTttacgtgctatccaatcagatcagataatacaatacgtATTTACAGCCAagttgagcaaagggggagatacagagtacagaatatagttctcagcattgtagcgcaccagttccacaggcAAAGTCCAATAGACAAGAtaataggtgtttaagaaggaactgcagatgctgaaaaatcgaaggtagacaaaggtgctggagaaactcagtgggtgcagcagcatctaaggagcgaaagaaataggcaacgtttcgggccgaaacccttcttcagacgagataataggtgcaggagtaggccattcggcccttcgagccagcaccgccatgcactgtgatcatgtctgatcatccacaatcagcaccccgttcctgccttctccccatatccccgactccactatctttaagagctccatctaactctttcttgaaagcatccagaaaattagcctccactgccatctgaggcagagaatgccacagattcacaactctgggtgaaaacgtttttcctcatctctgttctaaatggcctaccccatattcttaaactgttaaaccaatgtccgcaatggggtagaggtgaatcagacagtaccctagcttatggaagggcctttCGTAAGCCTGTTAACAGAGGAGagtaagctgttcctgagtccggtGGTGCTCTCTGTACCTTCGttaaagcttctgtaccttctgccagacgggagtGGGGAGCAGAAAggatgaccgagatgagaaaggcctttgattatgttggctgctttcccgaggtagAGGGAGTTTTTGTATGTGGGGTTTTTGTATTGGAAATTAGTTCAAGATGTTGGACTGGTTGTCGAGTGAATGTTTGGAAGCATGTTGTGTGTCAGCCACTGGGCCGTAACTTGTTTACTTTCCCTGCTCTCTCAAAGTATGCAGATCCGGTGGCAGACCTGCTGGATCGCTGGGGCGTCTTCAGGGCCAGGCTCTTCAGAGAATCGTGCGTTTTCCACAGAGGAAACTACGTGAAAGACCTTAGTCGACTAGGGAGGGACTTGAGTAAGGTCATAATTGTGGATAACTCACCGGCATCCTACATCTTCCACCCCGAAAACGCAGTGAGTACTCCCTTCCCTTTAAGTTTGGTTGCCTCCATCTATTTGCAGAGGGCCAACGAAAACATGGAGGCACATGGAACGACGCAtgatggtttgcaaaaaaaaatgagacagagtgctggagtaactcagcgggttgggcagcatctctggagaacatggataggtgcgatGTCCATAGTTGCTCCATAAAATGTATCAAGCTTCCAGCTGTGGCAGTAGTTGATGACAGGACATCCCCTACAGAAACTTCCAACCgcagatagatgcaaagtgttgcagtatgtcagcaggttaggcatcatctctggagaaaaaggatgggtgacgtttcaggtcagggacccttcagactgaaaatagaggtGACAGGAGAAAAGTGGCCTTTCCTCACCAGTTTATTTCTCCCACTgccactcccctccccacacatctactttcagtctgaagaagggtcggcgACCcggaacgccacctatccatgttccccagagatgcgtgGTCCGAgagcatgagttactccagcactttgtgtctcttgctCAGCAGggatgggttgggccgaaggacctgtttctgtgatgtactcTATGACCCCTTTAGATTCTCGCATCCTTTTTAAGATGCATTGATTGGATCGCCCCTGAATCTTCTACGCTGATGGTAAATTCATCCTGGTCCAGCATCCTGTTGCCTTAACTTTGCCCTTTGTACTCCAGTATCATTCTGGTGATTCTGAGTCCAAGACCCGTGTGATTGACCTGAAGATGTACGCATTCCTGACAGTACCCTAGATGTACACATGCCTGACACCGACCGGGTGGCACAGCTGATAAagccactacctcacagcgccagacacccgggttcaatcctggcctcaggGGCTGtcagtctggagtttgcacgttcttccagtgaccgcgtgggtttttctccggctgctccagtttcctcccacatcgcagagacgtgcgggttaatcagcctctgtaaattgtccctagtgtgtagggaacggatgggaaagtgagataacatagaactagtgcgcctGGTTGATCAATGATTGGCGTGGAtccgctgggcctgtttccatgcttcgtTTCTCAATCCAAACAACAACAAGGGCTGCAGGGTGATGAGCGCCGTGCCACCTTTATTTACCCCGCTCCAAATCACACGAGATCTCCATCTGTACAAATATTCCTCCTTCACTGCTTAATCAATGTCTCTCAACACCTCCAGCACATGGTCTGCAACCCTGCAACCAGTTGGACCTGTTTTCCAATAATCTCTGTCCTCACCTACACTGTCCACTCCCCAATATCAAACGCCTCTATTTCTGTTGAAAATTCGTAAATATTTTGTGGATGGGGAAATGGACTAACCTCCTCTGCctgacatgatccatatccctccgatcactgcatatccatgtgcatatctaaaagtacacacggtgctggagtaactctgcgggtcaggcagcatctccagagaacatggcggtcacggtggcacagcggtagagttgctgccgtacagcgaatgcagcgccggagacccgggttccatcccgactacgggtcctgtctgtacggagtttgtacgctctccccgtgacctgcgtgggttttctacgagatcttcggtttcctcccacactccaaagacgtgcaggtttgtaggttaattggcttggtaaatgtaaaaaattgtccctagtgtgtgtaggatagtgaataggcggggatcgctggttggcgtggacccggtggactgaagagcctgtttccgcactgtttctctaaactaaactaaacatggataggtgacgtttcgggtcgggtctcttCTTTAGGGAAGAGATGATAAGGGGGGACTAAAGGATTCGACCAGGTTACAAAATGGTTGTCTTCATGAAGGGAAGTTAACTAATGCAAgtgtttttctccccccccccccccccacacacaggtgCCTGTGCAGTCGTGGTTCGACGACATGTCGGACACAGAGTTGTATGATCTGATCCCATTCTTTGAAGGACTGAGCAAAGAGGAGGATGTTTACACTATGCTGCAGAACCTCCGTGGCAGGTAGCGACTGTGCTCCAGGCATGTGGCAGTTTCCTTGCGTTGATCTTGGCccgattttttgttttatttttaaattccccCTGCCCCTCCCTACCCAATTCACACACATCCCCCACACCCCGTCTCCTCCTTCCCCGTTCTCCCCCCCCCGAACCCCTTTGCAAATGTTGTGTTTTCTTTACTTTGTAACGAGAAAGCTTCCTTCACTTCCcccgtcccttccccaccccatgCCTTGGATCGGAACTGCACCTGGTGGAGTTAGGAGCAGGAAGCAATCTGCAATCGGGAAGCACTTCAGCACCTGCTGCCCTGAGTTCGCTGCGAACAAGGTGACATGCGGTCGTTCAGCCTCTGCCAGCCTGGCGCCAGAAACTCACCCGCGACCAGACGTCGAGGAAACAACTACCATTTTAAAAAGAAATACATCACACTTACACCACGTGGAAAACCAGGAGAAATATCCGCTGCAGACTGTGGTTTGAATATCAATCTTCTTCTTTCCGCCtaccaaaaaacaaaacacaagtaTTTGGGCAGTTCTGTGAtactttttaaagttttttttcctctttggtTTTCGTTTCGCAGATATTGCTATGCAGACAGTCACTCTGATCTACAGTAGCTGATCTGATTCTGTGATCTCCTTTTTGCAGAATGAAGTGCCtttttgaaaacaaaattgaTAATTTTagacgagaaaaaaaaaaaaaagcagacttAATTTTTTTGTACACCGCATATTCCAGAGATCTTTTATCTTTTAATGACTGtatgttttaaaacaaaaaaaaacaaaaattaatCTTTATGAGCACTGTTATTTATGCTGAACACATTGAATTCTAAGTGCTGGGTACAAGACTACAGAGCCATTAGACTTCTAAATTTTACACCAATTGGCTTAACAATAGTTCGTGGCACCAAATTATAATATTTTTGAATTGCTATTTTAAATATTGGGATGGGGTAAGATTACTCTGTGGCATCGGTTGCGTTAAGTCACAATAAGGGAAGCAGAAGTCATGATATGTTGTCACCAGGTACTTGGGAAATGTCACCCTCCCTGCCAAAGGTCACCATTTTTCTTTCTATCCCTCTCtgattcccttccctcccgtctgCCATTGTGTTGCTTCCTTCCtgacaccccctctctccccaatgGCCCTCCCCAAAGCGAAACCTTCTTGAAACCACCCTGCCACACAGCGGTTGGGCCTTGTGGACTTGCTCTCAATAAGTTTGTCgttggagaggatggggggggggggggggggggaggaggaggaggaggagacaggtTCACTTTGGGAGGACAGGTGTTAATTGCCATTTTAGTTCAGGATTGCCTCCTTGCCCCTTCAGCGCTTTAACATTGCCTCCAGGCGGAGGCTGTGAAGGGAAGGACGGTGAGGAGCTGGGGGGCGGGGAAAGTAGGGGCTTAggatgcacatgccgcatattcAGTGGGTTTCAGGGATTTCTTTACCTTCCGAACTTTGCAAATAGCACCAGTGTTGttttacggagacacgaggaactgcagatgctggaatcctgagcaaaacacaaagtgctggaggaactcaggggaccAGGACAggttacatttcgggtctgaCGAAGGTTCCCGACTCaatacattgtctgtccatttccctccgcggaagctgcctgacccactcagttccgccagcactttgtgtgttgcccGTGTTGTTTTACATTTGAATCAAACCTTTTCTCCATGAATCAGAAGGGAAGCAATTCTATTGGAGAGATTGTGAGATTTATCAAGTGTGGGGGTTCATTTTTTACAAAGTGCCACCA
It contains:
- the ctdspla gene encoding LOW QUALITY PROTEIN: CTD (carboxy-terminal domain, RNA polymerase II, polypeptide A) small phosphatase-like a (The sequence of the model RefSeq protein was modified relative to this genomic sequence to represent the inferred CDS: inserted 1 base in 1 codon) → MDSTSIITQVCKEDEIISSSQEKVSQSGLSLKKQRSRSFFSSFFCCFRDYNVESANINSNSNVQSPAVEENGSVAKSDQVQVIPSPGPPAKYLLPEMRVSDVGRKCVVIDLDETLVHSSFKPINNADFIVPVEIDGTVHQVYVLKRPHVDLFLQKMGQLFECVLFTASLAKYADPVADLLDRWGVFRARLFRESCVFHRGNYVKDLSRLGRDLSKVIIVDNSPASYIFHPENAVPVQSWFDDMSDTELYDLIPFFEGLSKEEDVYTMLQNLRGRSRKQSAIGKHFSTCCPEFAANKVTCGRXSLCQPGARNSPATRRRGNNYHFKKKYITLTPRGKPGEISAADCGLNINLLLSAYQKTKHKYLGSSVILFKVFFPLWFSFRRYCYADSHSDLQ